In Brettanomyces bruxellensis chromosome 7, complete sequence, the sequence atcttcttctttctttgctaTTTTCACTCTTCATTCACGGTATTCACACACTTACAACTAATAATAATACGCAAACTTGTCTCCCTTATCGCTCCTGCCACTTGAATTTCTATAGATTGCTACGGAGTAAAATTTAAAGATCGTCAACAAAATTAAGCGCCGAGATATTCGCATCTTCTCTTCTCCGATTGTTTTCCCCAGACCGAATACGGCTAAGTGTGTTTTCCTAATGCGGCCACTCTCAACAGCAAGTAATTCTATTTTCAAGGACCCCGGCTGATTGAAATAAGATGCCTTTATCAGATAAAAAATCATAATCTTTGATTTGCATCGGGTGTATCATGCGTGCCAGCTAAATATATGTTATGCACGCCATCACGAGATCtgacatttttgaaaatactaCGCTTACTTAATCGCCTAAGAAATCAGAATGCATACCACGAAAGCAATTAAAATGTTAAAATTTAGTACAACAAATTACGTAACAAAAATACACACTGGGCGACGAACAAACCGGAGTTCACAAATACTCCGGTgcttataataataattaagaTGCAGCGGTAAAACCGGCCAGActaaaaaatatggatcGAATATAAAAGCCCTACTTCATCTCCTGCCTCTGTTTCTGGTAATGAAGTGAAGCAATGCAGTTGGCTTATTTCGGGTTAAAGCAGTCTTTCCTCAACTAAAGAACTTCTTAAGCTTTGAAAGGAATCCCCTCCTCTCAGATTTTGGAGCACTTGTTGCAGCAGGTTTTGATGTAGGCTTTGGTGTAGGTTTAGTAGCTTTTGGAGCGGTTTTTGGAGTTGCCTTTGGAGTTGAAGCAGTTTTTGGAGTTTCTTTTTGAGTTGCTTTTGAAGTCAATTCTGCAGAAGTCTTCTccacctctttctttaatttAGGAACTGTCTTTTCCGCAGCTTTCAAAGTATCCGAGGCAGTCTTTTCGGATGtctttttcaccttctttaTGACTTTTCTGACATATTTTGGTTCTGCTTCCTCGACATCTGTTTTCACAATTCCAGGATCCAGAGTTTTCCAAGGTCTTTCAGATTTTTCCTTAGGTTCTTCCTTAAGTTTTTCCTTAGGTTCTTCCTTAGGTTCTTTCTTAAGTTCTTCCTTAAGTTCTTCCTTAGGTTCTTCCTTGGGTTCTTCCTTAGGTTCTTCCTTAGGTTCTTCCTTAGGTTCTTCCTTAGGTTCTTCCTTAGGTTCTTCCTTAGGTTCTTCCTTAGGTTCTTCCTTAGGTTCTTCCTTATGTTCTTCCTTATGTTCTTCCTCTACCTCCTCAGGCTCGTTCAATGTCTTCGGATCCACATCTCTCACCTCCTTAAAAGCTGAAATGTTCTCTGCATCTTTCGGAATGACAATTCCTGGacctttcaaaattgcTGCAGTTGCCTGTGCCTGAGAAACTGGCTCTTTCTCAACATCTGGCTCAACTGGGTCCTTTGGCTCAACTGCAGGCgtcaaattcttcttttctggcTCCTCGATCTTCTTGCCGGAAACAGGAACTGGCAATCCACCAGATTCTGGAATTGCAGCAGCTGTTTTTGCAGTTGCAGCCTTAACTTCAGATGGATATATGACATTGTTCACATTTCCACTTGCATCAGTCTCCGACTGGAAATCCTTCGAGGTCACCCACGtgtcatcatcaataaCAAACTTGAATTGAATCTTTTTGGCTTTTGGATCGACTGGAATTGAAGCCTCAAAAGAACCATCAGCTTGTTTAACTAATGGGCATAGCTTGGACCAGTTATCAAAGTCACCGGTCACAATAACAGATTTTGGTCCTTTAGGCCTGTATTCGATACGTTAGTAcgtcttctttctctcctttGACTTGACTCTACCTTCACCGCCTTATAATTACTTACCACTTGAATGTAAATGTCGacattaatattttcgcTTGGCTAATCTCTTTCAGTTCCCTGCGTGTCCTTGAAGCGATTGAATAAGGCTATTTGCAAGATAAACTAGTCTTATGACCAACTAAAATCTTTGTTCAACGACTGATACCAGATGAAACACGCTGCCAATTAGTTGGGTGCACTTTCCTGTAATGAGACCAGACTGCGGGAAAAATTAtgctgataaaaaaaaaaaaaagttagaCGTATGGGTACCCAAAGCAACCTAAACAATGCACCAGTCCCCTGAAAAAGGCAAGAGCAAATATCTCCTTGCAGCCATCGATTGCACAGCCATCCTGTGTGCATGTGGTCAGGTCAaccttaatttttttttttttttttttttttttgctcttctgAGCCCAATCTAAATAATTTACTATAAGGTCTGGAGATAAAGGAGAAacagaaaacaaaacatCAACTAAATTCATTCTAGAGGAAAATATCCGTAAGCATGAAAAACATTGTGCATTAATGCACGAAGATAAGCTGGGATGATAACAAAGAAAGGAAGTGGGAAATGTATTCATATAGGAAATGTATTTATGCAATCACTAAGGAGCCACAGAAAAGCACTCAAATGATTTCTAAAACTATTTCTTGAATAACCGCTTAAGCAATTGTGTTAATGGTTTAAGCGATTACTTTAATTGCTTAAATGATTGCTTTAATTGCTTTAATGGCTTTAATTACTTAAATAATAGTGTTAATGGTTTAAATAATTGCGTTATGACATAAATAATTGTGTAGATAAGCATCTCCAGCCAAAGCACTTCAGCATTTGCTTAGATAATCACTAAATGTTCTCGGAGACCTAGAGTAATCACAAATTATCGCAAAAATACCACTTATTGTTGTATAACCACCAAGGTACAACTATTAAAGTGATCATGCTGCATATGGATAATTTCACAGATATGTCGACCCCATTATGGATATTGGGTCCGCCTATTTGCCGCATTAGACATAGCTTATGGCAAAGAGATAAGAGTAAACgcagaaaataaaaatcagtgaaaggaaagaaagaggaaaaggaaaaccAAAgctaataaataaaagtgtCAGTGCATTTCCTTCCCCCTCATGTTAAAGATGTATAAACGGTATATATAACATGTAGAAGTACGATACTTCAACTCTGAGCCCATGCAACACACTGCAAAGCAGTAACGACAATGAATATTGTGACTGGAAGTGTAAGAATAACGTATCCATAGAAAAGAACACCAGCCATCTCCTTCTGGTATATCTCGTTAAGCTGGCAGATTTGCGAGAGTTGGATTGCCGGGGGAGAAGTGATCAAAAGGAATGAGGTGATGGTGAATATAGGATCGTCCATTATGCTAATGTTGACGTATTTGACGCAAAGAACAATTAGCGGAAGTAGAACAATCGACGGAAGAACCATCCTGGATATTAATGAGCCAAATATCATCCTAGAATAGTGCTTGCATGCAGGTGGAATCTCGGAAGATGGTGCGAGGTTAGCACCAAGAACAACCAAGATAAGTGGAATGGAAACAGAACCCAACTCCTTGATTGCCTTTGCCAATGTATTCTGGATAAATCCGTCCGCCTCGTAAAACTGATATCTTATTGGTCCAATTGAGGCCACTATTATTGCCAAGATCATCGACCAAAGTGGTGGATTCATCCAGTTCATGACGCCCTGGCAGAATTTCTTAAAATGTGCCTCAAAGCCTGAAATTTCCCCATTTCTGGACTGTTCCAGTGCATTGGTGCACGGATGAGTCTCCTCTCCATCATCCTGCTCGCCTTTACTCTCAATATCTTGAATTTGGACGACGAGATCACCGCGAGCATTTCTACTAACTGTTCTAATGGCTCTGATTGGCTCACCATCGTCTTTTCGTGTATTAGGAAGCATTTCTGAGCTCAAAACCATTACGCTGGGCTCGCTATCAACACTTCCAACGTCTGAATCGACATCTGTTGGATCGGAAATTGTATTTTCGTCGTCAGCACCGTTACTTGAACCGTAAGAATGGGCCTGGGGCAGATTATTGGACTTGTTCGAGTCTATAGACGAGCTCTGGGGCTCAGTATCCGAGTCAAAGCTGCTGTTTGGCTGCAGCAAACGCTCAGTCTCGGGTGAGGATGCTGATTGTGTCGAAAAAGCAGCATTTGGCTCCGGATTGTCCTCGATATCGCAATTTTCCGCATATATGACGTCGTGAGGCTGTCTCTTAAGCAAAGTGTTGAACCCCCAGGACCAACGAAGCATCTGTCCCAATTGTTGGAATATCAAAAGATACACAAGACCTCGAGATGCGATCTTATCAGCGTTATCATTCTCTATGTCGTCCCACTCAAGACCAGGTAAAGTGTATGCAAGAGCCAACGTGAGTGACACGGGCAAAGAATTTGAATTGCCGAAAACAGCCATTGCTGTGACGAAGTTGGACTCCGGCTCGGTTAAGCCAAGCAAAGAGGAGATGTACGTGGCCGAAATGTACGATACAAGTGTCGTGACAGCGTACAATATtgggatgatgatgacttcAAGAAGTTTCCTCAACGAGAGTGATGAGGCCAACTTGGTGAAGATAAGTGCAGGTGTAAAAAGATCGACATTGAGTCTCGAAATGATCTTGGTGGCATTATTATTGAGAAGGCCAGAGTTGGCAGCCCAGAATCCAGCAAGGCACACTATGACAACTTCGATGACTGCCTGGAAACTGAGAAATGTGATGTGCAAGTAGTTGAATGAGGTTGGTGAACCTGCTGACGCCtcaacttgttgaaaaattaaCTGACTCGAAGGTACCCTATTATTCATTTAGCAGACAAATAGGAGACAGGTTGTGTGAATAGAGGCTGCTTTTGTAATTGGGTATATTGATGGAGTAAATAAATGTGTGTATAGGTGTGaatgagaaagaaatagaaCAAGTTTCAAgtttcaataaaaaaagggaatGTTGTGAATGTACATAAAAATAGGGATAGAGTGGATGTACCGAATTTTCCCTGTAGATTAGATAGGAGACGCTGGGTTTGCTGCTTACAGCAAGAGcgataaataaaagaaggggaaaaaaggcATCCACGCACGCATTGACCCTCGATTTATTTTgattgtctttttttttctcaagcctcaatttttcccctctcTTCGTAAAACAGAAATACGGCGTCTCTCTATCTAGTCTGGACAGGTGCAATTAGCAACAATTAAAAGGGGCATTGATTGTTGGAGATTTACCTAAATATTTGGTGGCTCTTATACACTTACTTATTTAGTTGCCTAACTAGCATCTTCCCTGCTTTTTGCCCCTGcttatcaatttcttaCTTGCCTGTTTGCCCACTTTACTAATTACCTGCTTACCtaattttcatttgctCACTTACTTTCCCAACCTATTTTCTTAGCCTATTCTCTTAGTTATTAATTTTACCTATTTTCTTAATTATTTACCCATTTTCTTAATTATTTACCTACTGTTTACCCACTTACCTACCCACTTACCCACTTACCCACTTATCTGCATGCTTACCTGCCTTATTTATACCTAAATGTGACTTGTCTTCACTCATTCATATCTAATTCTAACGAATTGTTGAGTCctaaaaaatatttgctaTAGCTTGTGTAATAACAAGTCAATTCTCGAAACCGAGCACGAGCGAGCACGAGCGCTTAATTTCATGAgcttgaaattttcaatgcaTCCGTTACTAGCCATTATTCGTATTTTTGGCATCTTTTTGCATCTTTCGACATCTTCTGGAATATGCACGGCCAACCCTTGATATGTTCTTTTCgttttctcctttcttatttctcctttcttaTTGTTTCATGAACGTCTACGGCCAACTCCGAAATCTTAGAAGTGGAGCTGAAATGTAAATGCCTTGCATATTCTCCATATAGAACATTTAAGATAAGAGGATTCGTATCTaccatttctttctattttgACATCCGAATAAtgaattaaattaaatacCAGATATAGATCGTCGAGGAACCTTGCAAAGACAACTAAAGTAAAACGAGAATCGGCAAACTaagagaaaacaaagacCCAGGATAGATTGCACGAACcgaaagagagaaaaaagcaaataaaaatataagaggaagtaaattaaagagaaaagatagCGTATGGAATAAGggataaataaaagcagGGGCGGGCATAATTCTTCTCCTAAATCACCAGCTGCTTTGCTTTGGCAAAGAAGGTTGTAATCCTGAAGAAACACGAGCAGTTACAGGAAAAGAGCGATATTCTGCCCCTGCTAAATCATATGGTATTTGTTTGGCCACAGGATAATTGTTATATGTGTAATTGAAGCGGGAATAAGTTGGAGACACG encodes:
- a CDS encoding uncharacterized protein (BUSCO:EOG092624SJ); this encodes MNNRVPSSQLIFQQVEASAGSPTSFNYLHITFLSFQAVIEVVIVCLAGFWAANSGLLNNNATKIISRLNVDLFTPALIFTKLASSLSLRKLLEVIIIPILYAVTTLVSYISATYISSLLGLTEPESNFVTAMAVFGNSNSLPVSLTLALAYTLPGLEWDDIENDNADKIASRGLVYLLIFQQLGQMLRWSWGFNTLLKRQPHDVIYAENCDIEDNPEPNAAFSTQSASSPETERLLQPNSSFDSDTEPQSSSIDSNKSNNLPQAHSYGSSNGADDENTISDPTDVDSDVGSVDSEPSVMVLSSEMLPNTRKDDGEPIRAIRTVSRNARGDLVVQIQDIESKGEQDDGEETHPCTNALEQSRNGEISGFEAHFKKFCQGVMNWMNPPLWSMILAIIVASIGPIRYQFYEADGFIQNTLAKAIKELGSVSIPLILVVLGANLAPSSEIPPACKHYSRMIFGSLISRMVLPSIVLLPLIVLCVKYVNISIMDDPIFTITSFLLITSPPAIQLSQICQLNEIYQKEMAGVLFYGYVILTLPVTIFIVVTALQPKGPKSVIVTGDFDNWSKLCPLVKQADGSFEASIPVDPKAKKIQFKFVIDDDTWVTSKDFQSETDASGNVNNVIYPSEVKAATAKTAAAIPESGGLPVPVSGKKIEEPEKKNLTPAVEPKDPVEPDVEKEPVSQAQATAAILKGPGIVIPKDAENISAFKEVRDVDPKTLNEPEEVEEEHKEEHKEEPKEEPKEEPKEEPKEEPKEEPKEEPKEEPKEEPKEEPKEELKEELKKEPKEEPKEKLKEEPKEKSERPWKTLDPGIVKTDVEEAEPKYVRKVIKKVKKTSEKTASDTLKAAEKTVPKLKKEVEKTSAELTSKATQKETPKTASTPKATPKTAPKATKPTPKPTSKPAATSAPKSERRGFLSKLKKFFS